DNA sequence from the Salvelinus alpinus chromosome 7, SLU_Salpinus.1, whole genome shotgun sequence genome:
TTATAGTTGTCCTATTTCATAAAGTGTAATCTGGGTTCTCTGTTTTGTTTTCAATAtgactaaaatgtatttttctctctctgtaggcCACACAGATTGACAGGTTGACCACTGAAAGTTAAGATGGCCCACCTTTTCCTAGCCAGCAAAATCTCTATTCCAGATGACTCTATCAATAAAAATGCACCGAAAGTCCCCAAAAGCGCCATGAAAATGCCCACATCTACCTCTGAGAAAGTCACTACAGAGAaatccaacaacaacaaccacaacaagaAGGACCGTAGCGTTGTTGTGACGACCGTCCCGTTAATCAACGAGGTGCAGCTGACGGCGGCCACCGGCGGGGCAGAGATGTCGTGCTACCGGTGCACCGTGCCATTTGGCGTGGTGGTCCTTATCGCCGGTATTGTGGTAACGGCCGTGGCGTACACGTTCAACTCCCACGGCTCCACCATCTCGGTGCTGGGGCTGGTTCTGCTGTCGGCTGGGCTAGCCCTCCTGGGGTCCAGTGCTGTCTGCTGGAGGGTCCGGCTGGGGAGGAAGAAGGACCGGAGGAGGGAGAGTCAGACGGCCCTCATGGCCAACCATGGACTCTGCGTGGTCTGAGCCCTGAGGGAAGAGAGGGACTGTTAAAGTTTGAAGTTTCAACAATTTATAGTCAAGGTGCCGCTGTGGCCTGAGGGGAAGACTTGGACAGTGGAACAGTGGGACTGTTAAATGGAACAATTTGAAGTTTGAACAAAAGGTATTGAATGACAAGAGACTAGAGAGAGTTGAGGGATGTCTGAGCTGGTTGGGTATGAAGGACTCACACATTATCAAAAACAGATGCTTAGCTGAAGGACTAGAATGGGCTAGAAAGTCTAGCTGTTTTGTAGGTGAGATACTATCTGGAAGGACTATATGCCTAGAAAGCAGGAGTTGGAACTGACATTAATTTCCAAAAGTTGACCCATATTTTTTTCATTCTGTTCCGCTGTtacgaccagcaaaataaagttctgaactggTTCAAACCACAAAAAGTACCGGTTTATAacgttcctttctgttccttcaaatcaacagttgtttacatttagctcattaaATGACTTTAccaatcagtgtggatagagcagGCAAGCTAGTTGACAAACAAGTGGCGCAAGATGCGACTGAAATATTGCGGAGAGAGCGACAGAGGGTTGAGGAAGAGGCTTGAAGTgttgggcatcttgttatgacatgcatgatCTGAATTTaggtccacagaattatacctatgaggagcggcttctatggaggaacattgaatgtcctttgagctagctagctaacaagtttGAGCTAGCTATCTAACAAGCTTGTGTATGCACCAGAATTAAAAAATacatcttacctttttgtagttaataaatccaatgtgaaacgtgataactaggcctttagtatccttaactagcattaaAAAAGtgattccattcttctctaactgattaaaaatctctctccctatcttctgAATTCCACTTGTaacatcagtacagtagcctatggtaacgtcagtacagtagtctatggtaacgtcagtacagtagcctatggtaacgtcagtacagtagcctatggtaacgtcagtacagtagcctatggtaacatcagtacagtagcctatggtaacgtcagtacggtagcctatggtaacatcagtacggtagcctatggtaacgtcagtacggtagcctatggtaacgtcagtacggtagcctatggtaacgtcagtacggtagcctatggtaacgtcagtacggtagcctatggtaacgtcagtacagtagcctatggtaacgtcagtacggtagcct
Encoded proteins:
- the LOC139580394 gene encoding transmembrane protein 100-like, with translation MAHLFLASKISIPDDSINKNAPKVPKSAMKMPTSTSEKVTTEKSNNNNHNKKDRSVVVTTVPLINEVQLTAATGGAEMSCYRCTVPFGVVVLIAGIVVTAVAYTFNSHGSTISVLGLVLLSAGLALLGSSAVCWRVRLGRKKDRRRESQTALMANHGLCVV